A genomic window from Sorex araneus isolate mSorAra2 chromosome 2, mSorAra2.pri, whole genome shotgun sequence includes:
- the ZNF740 gene encoding zinc finger protein 740 isoform X2 translates to MAQASLLACEGLAGVSLVPTAASKKMMLSQIASKQAENGERAGSPEVLRCSSQGHRKDSEKSRSRKDDASLSEASHSKKTVKKVVVVEQNGSFQVKIPKNFTCEHCFGAFRSSYHLKRHILIHTGEKPFECDICDMRFIQKYHLERHKRVHSGEKPYQCERCHQCFSRTDRLLRHKRMCQGCQSKTSDGQFSL, encoded by the exons ATGGCTCAG GCAAGTCTCCTGGCTTGTGAAGGCCTAGCAGGTGTGAGTCTGGTTCCCACTGCAGCCAGCAAGAAGATGATGCTGAGCCAGATCGCCAGCAAGCAGGCGGAGAATGGAGAGCGGGCAGGGAGCCCCGAGGTGCTGAGGTGCTCCAGTCAG GGCCACCGCAAAGACAGCGAGAAGTCCCGGAGCCGCAAAGACGATGCCAGCTTGTCCGAGGCCTCGCATTCCAAAAAGACTGTTAAAAAG GTGGTGGTGGTAGAACAGAATGGTTCTTTCCAAGTAAAGATTCCCAAAAATTTTACTTGCGAACACTGCTTTGGAGCCTTCAGGAGTAGCTACCACCTCAAGAGGCACATCCTTATTCATACTG GTGAGAAGCCCTTCGAGTGTGACATCTGTGACATGCGCTTCATCCAGAAGTACCACCTGGAGCGCCACAAGCGCGTGCACAGCGGCGAGAAGCCATACCAGTGTGAGCGGTGTCACCAG TGTTTTTCCCGGACAGATCGATTGCTCAGACACAAGCGGATGTGCCAAGGGTGCCAGTCCAAGACTTCCGACGGGCAGTTTTCTCTCTAG
- the ZNF740 gene encoding zinc finger protein 740 isoform X1, which yields MKEASLLACEGLAGVSLVPTAASKKMMLSQIASKQAENGERAGSPEVLRCSSQGHRKDSEKSRSRKDDASLSEASHSKKTVKKVVVVEQNGSFQVKIPKNFTCEHCFGAFRSSYHLKRHILIHTGEKPFECDICDMRFIQKYHLERHKRVHSGEKPYQCERCHQCFSRTDRLLRHKRMCQGCQSKTSDGQFSL from the exons ATGAAGGAG GCAAGTCTCCTGGCTTGTGAAGGCCTAGCAGGTGTGAGTCTGGTTCCCACTGCAGCCAGCAAGAAGATGATGCTGAGCCAGATCGCCAGCAAGCAGGCGGAGAATGGAGAGCGGGCAGGGAGCCCCGAGGTGCTGAGGTGCTCCAGTCAG GGCCACCGCAAAGACAGCGAGAAGTCCCGGAGCCGCAAAGACGATGCCAGCTTGTCCGAGGCCTCGCATTCCAAAAAGACTGTTAAAAAG GTGGTGGTGGTAGAACAGAATGGTTCTTTCCAAGTAAAGATTCCCAAAAATTTTACTTGCGAACACTGCTTTGGAGCCTTCAGGAGTAGCTACCACCTCAAGAGGCACATCCTTATTCATACTG GTGAGAAGCCCTTCGAGTGTGACATCTGTGACATGCGCTTCATCCAGAAGTACCACCTGGAGCGCCACAAGCGCGTGCACAGCGGCGAGAAGCCATACCAGTGTGAGCGGTGTCACCAG TGTTTTTCCCGGACAGATCGATTGCTCAGACACAAGCGGATGTGCCAAGGGTGCCAGTCCAAGACTTCCGACGGGCAGTTTTCTCTCTAG